A region of Solanum dulcamara chromosome 7, daSolDulc1.2, whole genome shotgun sequence DNA encodes the following proteins:
- the LOC129895593 gene encoding iron-sulfur cluster assembly protein 1-like, with protein MLRHVGNRILGLGQRSPVTRGVLPRLYHERVVDHYNNPRNVGSFDKNDPTVGTGLVGAPACGDVMKLQIKVDEQTGKITDACFKTFGCGSAIASSSVATEWVKGRQMEEVLSIKNTEIAKHLSLPPVKLHCSMLAEDAIKAAVKDYEVKKAKSNDNAENASTVKAA; from the exons ATGTTGAGGCACGTCGGAAATCGAATTTTGGGGCTAGGACAACGATCGCCGGTGACGCGAGGGGTTTTGCCGCGGCTGTATCATGAAAGAGTGGTGGACCATTACAATAATCCCCGAAATGTTGGGTCCTTTGATAAGAACGATCCCACAGTTGGTACAGGTCTTGTCGGAGCTCCGGCTTGTGGGGATGTGATGAAGCTTCAAATCAAGGTCGATGAACAGACAGGGAAAATTACGGATGCTTGTTTCAAGACCTTTGGTTGCGGCTCTGCTATTGCTTCTTCATCTGTCG cAACGGAATGGGTGAAAGGAAGACAAATGGAGGAAGTACTGTCCATAAAGAACAC GGAGATAGCAAAACATCTCTCCCTTCCACCTGTTAAACTGCACTGCAGTATGCTCGCTGAGGATGCAATTAAGGCTGCTGTGAAGGATTACGAGGTGAAGAAGGCAAAATCTAATGACAATGCAGAAAATGCGTCAACGGTAAAAGCAGCTTGA